A stretch of the Glycine soja cultivar W05 chromosome 13, ASM419377v2, whole genome shotgun sequence genome encodes the following:
- the LOC114380956 gene encoding uncharacterized protein LOC114380956 isoform X3 → MLATVKEGRTTTSVVAAEEYTTEFRAYNDDAWYTVRVLLVGERLIVKYQNFSDENDEAFEPSRFGDCEDLEDFKERFRPLSRQLQDAECRRFGPGARVCACHSFAPDDVRFYDAVIDGVQENEHSWEIGEEECLCTFLLYWLHGPNARNLTAEPIDNICEVQSAWELDPAVTSFLDMAGKKIHLFSSRYVLASSGVSGLEMGPYCNGSSNTTHRMSYFERMEKEAQRAMQSVDNVCSPGGLFLFNSRVSKKGFEMMPYCPKSSNTTHRMTYSGQMIKERERVRRSVVDACSHEVGCHDRRMEDKELEGTKDVCMILITNIDKELCPLTITEFLRRHTSVSARVVIFPSFSMEVYTKGAIMVNSTREFQELCDFLNNPNRIITSSTGRK, encoded by the exons ATGCTGGCAACAGTGAAGGAGGGAAGGACGACGACGAGTGTGGTGGCGGCTGAGGAATACACGACGGAGTTCCGAGCCTACAATGACGACGCCTGGTACACGGTGCGCGTTTTGCTCGTAGGAGAGAGACTCATAGTGAAGTACCAGAACTTCTCCGACGAAAACGACGAGGCGTTTGAGCCCTCGCGGTTTGGGGATTGTGAGGACCTCGAGGACTTCAAGGAGCGCTTCAGGCCGCTCTCCAGACAGCTCCAGGACGCCGAGTGTCGTCGGTTCGGTCCCGGCGCTAGGGTCTGCGCTTGCCACTCCTTCGCCCCCGACGACGTTCGCTTCTACGACGCCGTCATCGACGGG GTGCAAGAAAACGAGCATTCTTGGGAAATAGGAGAGGAAGAATGCTTGTGCACCTTTCTACTTTACTGGTTGCATGGGCCAAATGCAAGAAACTTGACTGCTGAACCAATTGATAATATCTGTGAAGTTCAGTCTGCATGGGAGCTAGATCCTGCAGTGACTTCATTTCTGGATATGGCAGGGAAGAAAATACATTTGTTTTCTTCTCGTTATGTTTTAGCATCATCAGGAGTTTCTGGCCTAGAAATGGGGCCGTACTGCAACGGAAGCTCAAACACTACTCATAGAATGAGCTATTTTGAACGAATGGAAAAG GAAGCACAGCGTGCTATGCAGTCTGTTGACAATGTTTGTTCACCTGGAGGTTTGTTTCTATTTAATAGTAGAG TGTCAAAGAAAGGCTTTGAAATGATGCCATATTGCCCCAAAAGCTCAAACACTACTCATAGAATGACTTATTCTGGACAAATGATAAAG GAAAGAGAACGTGTTAGGCGGTCTGTTGTCGATGCATGTTCACATGAAG ttGGTTGTCATGATAGAAGAATGGAAGATAAGGAGCTTGAAGGAACAAAAGACGTGTGTATGATATTGATTACAAATATCGACAAAGAGTTATGTCCACTGACAATTACAGAGTTCTTAAGGAGACATACTTCTGTATCAGCCAGGGTCGTTATTTTTCCAAGTTTTTCAATGGAGGTATATACCAAAGGAGCCATTATGGTGAATTCTACAAGAGAGTTCCAAGAGCTGTGTGACTTTTTGAATAATCCCAACCGCATCATAACATCTTCAACTGGCAG